The Candidatus Eisenbacteria bacterium genome has a window encoding:
- a CDS encoding glycosyltransferase family 2 protein, which translates to MTSAVVVTWEGGDTTRRCVASLLAQDAPLGRIVVVDNASSDAERASLRAAWAGESRVDVVLLDDNRQFAGGMNAGAAHAFGAGAMRVLFLNNDTVLAPDAVRLLGSALDATPGAGIAGPRVVDRADPSHVLSAGERHALPILCLPRTLLRYRRPLDRPYAVRGVMGCALLVTRECFQAVDGFSTDIEVYYEDVDFCLGARAAGFGIVVEPRAVVAHDGLRGFAAGLSPWAAFLKARNPWLLVRHRGTWAVWPAFVPTYAAMLASSAALYALRGRGDIVRAFGRGALAGVRVALGGAPAPVGAPRRVA; encoded by the coding sequence GTGACGAGCGCGGTGGTCGTGACCTGGGAGGGCGGCGACACGACGCGACGGTGCGTCGCCTCGCTCCTCGCGCAGGATGCGCCGCTCGGGCGGATCGTCGTCGTCGACAACGCGTCGAGCGACGCCGAGCGCGCGAGCCTGCGCGCGGCGTGGGCGGGCGAGTCGCGCGTCGACGTCGTGCTGCTCGACGACAACCGGCAGTTCGCGGGCGGGATGAACGCCGGCGCGGCGCATGCGTTCGGCGCGGGCGCGATGCGCGTCCTTTTCCTCAACAACGACACCGTCCTCGCGCCCGACGCCGTGCGCCTGCTGGGCTCGGCGCTCGACGCGACGCCGGGCGCGGGCATCGCCGGACCACGCGTCGTCGATCGCGCCGATCCCTCGCACGTGCTCTCGGCGGGGGAGCGGCACGCCCTGCCGATCCTGTGCTTGCCGCGAACCCTCCTGCGCTACCGGCGCCCGCTCGATCGCCCGTACGCGGTGCGCGGCGTGATGGGGTGTGCGCTGCTCGTGACGCGCGAGTGCTTCCAGGCGGTGGACGGATTCTCCACCGACATCGAAGTCTACTACGAGGACGTCGATTTCTGCCTCGGGGCTCGCGCGGCCGGCTTCGGCATCGTGGTCGAGCCGCGCGCCGTCGTAGCGCACGACGGCCTGCGGGGCTTCGCGGCCGGTCTCTCGCCGTGGGCGGCGTTCCTGAAGGCGCGGAACCCCTGGCTCCTGGTGCGTCACCGGGGCACGTGGGCCGTGTGGCCCGCGTTCGTGCCGACCTACGCGGCCATGCTCGCTTCCAGCGCCGCACTCTACGCGCTGCGCGGCAGGGGCGACATCGTACGCGCGTTCGGACGCGGCGCGCTCGCCGGCGTGCGGGTGGCGCTCGGCGGCGCGCCCGCGCCCGTGGGTGCGCCGCGGCGGGTCGCCTGA